From one Leishmania panamensis strain MHOM/PA/94/PSC-1 chromosome 11 sequence genomic stretch:
- a CDS encoding hypothetical protein (TriTrypDB/GeneDB-style sysID: LpmP.11.0010), which yields MTRLQSVEGQLKECSRIRTAAPVSELSERRDFERTSVNCELAEKLRSCENKSTSLGVKNRELRREVVVLQAENEALRRQRKIDEDTLVDLQKLVDECKQKEHRLLEKIAARELATGTLLREDEFLEIIRSSQQQLRAFYEDKISTMQDEMDRFYSHASACIREKNAIIDTLKSESI from the coding sequence ATGACGAGATTGCAATCTGTGGAGGGCCAGCTTAAAGAGTGCAGCCGTATAAGGACCGCTGCTCCTGTTTCTGAACTCTCCGAACGACGCGACTTTGAGCGAACCTCTGTAAATTGTGAGCTAGCAGAGAAGCTTAGAAGCTGTGAGAATAAGAGCACCTCTCTGGGCGTAAAGAACCGTGAACTTCGAAGGGAAGTTGTTGTACTTCAGGCAGAAAATGAAGCTCTGCGTCGTCAGAGAAAGATAGATGAGGATACTTTAGTCGATCTGCAAAAGCTCGTTGACGAATGTAAACAGAAGGAGCACCGTCTTCTTGAAAAGATTGCTGCTCGGGAGCTAGCAACTGGGACACTGTTGCGCGAAGATGAATTTCTGGAGATTATTCGAAGCAGCCAACAGCAGCTGAGAGCCTTCTACGAGGACAAGATTTCCACTATGCAGGACGAGATGGATCGCTTCTACTCTCATGCATCTGCGTGCATTCGAGAAAAAAATGCCATCATTGACACATTAAAGAGCGAATCGATTTAG
- a CDS encoding SNF2/RAD54 related DNA helicase, putative (TriTrypDB/GeneDB-style sysID: LpmP.11.0050) has product MEALLPIETCLRCGYPYVFRLSRFGCVFSCACDECVDVLKVAAAFTAALRGRTVAVPFVPLMSSPLLELTCSMKVVVVEIDFLQDLVYTHFLNFHDADVAQVMVSLSLALREQLAFSRTALTGPAALMDQLTEELLVSAQDPALPFFVNPPPPGLREAVSDILSRTVPETVLDRIPHLLRRTMKAHQEEGVRTALRWGGRILFADDMGVGKTMQALATVAALEAYPLLIVCPSAVKLMWADLIEQYLHEQVSVDEIHLIHGANDALSIDVQPKVVLVSFHMATVLEKQLRSRSWKCLLCDESHLLRTNISGVDAAYTRVVVAIGKRTPHCLLLSGTPVTDTPFDLFNQIDTLRPSLLGKSRFEFAMRYCRLTLSPYLQIGESTRRMELSSLLRSCCMLRRLKEDVLELPRKSRVVMRVAHRLLPHRRERRSGDTSYQERYANSWKENWSGITEAVEHCCSKYDRVVLLAHHIGLIDALVQWTRDHRKHAVRIDGRVPVQQRGDLLDAFHRGEARIAIIGITACAVGISLAPAQCAVFCELPPDAAWMRQAEDRLHRPGQRDEVVVYYLLGLHSQFDADLFSRLCSNLSEAEGSRGTSLLLSQMDHVSHPTRHPKPVSYTPAHDSVQPTMEPLLFCVSKNTGRIHVRASEPTGFYTTFPWHEAKQCARQRQDPVWQQLDTFLDSVTRLSPFCRRQLVLCQAWLPPVFQWKSDCAAVSNPRRRNRYSKTLPVGWGVWWKVRRLYFPACYYFGPLIAAANNEYEAGCLSCAASLPQLDRSVYSLVPGSICCATSSDSELFCSGRCRVSFIIRRSGGAMRRSVAGVDKGVCSHCHVDCETLCTSVAAVTGRRERVAAIGRLHPQLLQFPTFCERIVSNPIPGNFWHADHVVPVACGGGEATLDNLQTLCVVCHALKTQEDMKQVRQQRVVLPVQELMARTTVDVAWVKVTASSVSRVTKRKL; this is encoded by the coding sequence ATGGAGGCTCTGTTGCCTATCGAAACCTGTTTGCGATGTGGCTATCCCTACGTATTTCGCCTGTCGCGCTTTGGCTGCGTGTTCTCGTGCGCGTGCGACGAGTGCGTTGACGTGCTAAAAGTGGCCGCAGccttcaccgccgccctTCGTGGGCGAACAGTCGCGGTGCCGTTTGTCCCGCTCATGTCGTCCCCATTGCTGGAACTCACCTGTTCCAtgaaggtggtggtcgtggaAATAGACTTTCTACAAGATCTTGTTTACACGCACTTCCTCAACTTTCATGATGCCGACGTGGCGCAGGTAATGGTGAGCCTTTCCCTCGCACTTCGCGAGCAGCTGGCATTCAGCAGGACAGCTCTGACGGGCCCGGCGGCGTTGATGGACCAGCTCACGGAGGAGCTCCTCGTATCCGCACAAGATCCCGCGCTTCCGTTCTTTGTGAACCCGCCGCCTCCTGGGCTGCGCGAAGCTGTATCTGATATTCTCAGCCGTACCGTGCCCGAAACAGTACTCGATCGGATTCCACACCTTCTTCGTCGTACTATGAAAGCCCatcaagaagaaggcgtgaGGACAGCACTGcgatggggagggaggattCTCTTCGCGGACGACATGGGTGTTGGTAAAACGATGCAGGCATTGGCTACTGTGGCAGCACTCGAGGCCTATCCACTACTCATTGTCTGTCCCTCGGCGGTGAAGCTCATGTGGGCAGACCTGATCGAGCAGTATCTGCATGAGCAGGTGTCTGTCGATGAGATTCACCTGATTCACGGCGCAAATGATGCACTCAGTATTGACGTGCAGCCAaaggtggtgctggtgagCTTTCACATGGCAacggtgctggagaagcaGTTGCGGTCTCGCAGCTGGAAATGTCTCCTGTGCGATGAGAGCCATCTGTTGCGCACAAATATTAGCGGAGTCGATGCAGCCTATACTCGTGTGGTGGTAGCTATCGGAAAACGAACGCCTCACTGCCTCCTGCTTTCGGGAACGCCAGTCACTGATACCCCATTCGATCTTTTTAATCAGATCGACACGCTGCGCCCCAGTCTACTGGGAAAATCCCGCTTTGAGTTTGCGATGCGGTACTGCCGACTCACACTCTCTCCCTACTTGCAGATTGGAGAgtcgacgaggaggatggagCTTTCATCGCTGCTACGCTCTTGCTGTATGCTGCGTCGTCTCAAAGAAGATGTGCTGGAGCTGCCACGAAAAAGCAGAGTTGTGATGCGGGTAGCACATCGCCTTTTGCCGCACAGAAGggagcgccgcagcggggACACATCGTATCAGGAACGCTACGCGAATAGTTGGAAAGAAAACTGGAGCGGCATCACGGAAGCAGTcgagcactgctgcagcaagtACGACCGGGTTGTGCTTCTGGCGCACCACATCGGACTGATTGATGCGCTTGTGCAGTGGACTCGTGACCACCGCAAGCACGCTGTCCGCATTGACGGGCGAGTGCCGGTGCAACAGCGAGGAGATCTTCTAGACGCTTTCCACCGAGGAGAGGCCCGGATTGCGATAATCGGAATCACGGCATGCGCCGTGGGTATTTCGCTAGCACCCGCTCAGTGCGCCGTGTTCTGTGAGCTCCCCCCTGACGCAGCGTGGATGCGGCAGGCAGAGGATCGTCTGCATCGACCTGGGCAGCGCGACGAGGTGGTTGTATACTATTTGCTAGGACTCCATTCGCAGTTTGACGCTGATCTCTTTTCCCGCTTGTGCAGTAACCTCTCTGAGGCTGAGGGATCTAGAGGAACGAGCCTCTTGCTTTCACAAATGGACCACGTGTCTCACCCAACACGGCATCCGAAACCTGTTTCGTATACGCCAGCGCATGACTCAGTGCAGCCAACGATGGAGCCTTTGCTCTTTTGTGTTAGCAAAAACACCGGCCGCATCCACGTGCGCGCAAGCGAACCGACCGGCTTTTACACCACGTTTCCGTGGCATGAGGCAAAGCAGTGCGCTCGGCAGCGTCAGGACCCAGTatggcagcagctggacaCTTTCCTTGACTCCGTCACTCGTCTTTCACCGTTTTGTCGGAGGCAACTCGTCCTCTGCCAGGCGTGGCTGCCACCTGTCTTTCAGTGGAAAAGCGACTGTGCGGCGGTCTCCAATCCACGACGGCGCAACCGCTATTCGAAGACACTACCTGTTGGATGGGGAGTGTGGTGGAAGGTGCGCCGACTGTACTTTCCCGCGTGCTATTACTTTGGTCccctcatcgctgctgcaAACAATGAGTACGAGGCGGGCTGCCTGAGCTGCGCGGCAAGCCTCCCACAGCTCGATAGAAGCGTGTACAGCCTTGTGCCTGGGTCAATTTGCTgtgccaccagcagcgattCCGAGCTTTTCTGTTCAGGTAGGTGTAGGGTGTCGTTTATTATCCGGCGGTCTGGTGGCGCAATGCGCCGCAGTGTTGCGGGTGTCGATAAAGGTGTTTGTTCGCACTGCCACGTCGATTGTGAGACACTGTGCACCTCCGTAGCAGCAGTGACGGGGCGGCGAGAGCGCGTGGCTGCGATCGGGAGACTGCACCCGCAACTACTGCAATTCCCCACTTTTTGTGAGAGGATTGTCTCGAATCCTATTCCTGGAAATTTCTGGCATGCTGATCATGTAGTTCCGGTTGCAtgtggtggaggggaggcgaCTCTAGACAACCTACAGACGCTGTGCGTCGTCTGTCACGCCCTCAAAACTCAGGAAGACATGAAGCAAGTGCGACAGCAACGCGTAGTGCTACCTGTCCAAGAGCTGATGGCTCGAACAACAGTCGATGTCGCGTGGGTCAAGGTGACTGCTTCCAGTGTCTCACGTGTGACAAAACGCAAACTATGA
- the ABCH1 gene encoding ABC transporter, putative (TriTrypDB/GeneDB-style sysID: LpmP.11.0040), with the protein MNPIISCDNIHKTYLLGVEGVPALRGADVDVYPGELLVVYGTSGGGKSTLLNVLGTIDTPTKGNMFLFGKRVTDQTADSELAALRCKRIGFVFQSFNLISSMDALDNVSLPMMIKGSLPASAIKKRATTLLHEVGLGHRLHHFPSMLSGGEQQRVTIARALANEPEILFLDEPTGDLDTKNTHIIMNILLRLNRERGLTMVMVTHDVYMKQYAHRVIYIRDGKVGTTEDIHSNVRERAWRELQESLSKANAGAEEQKTATSMQRTPQDYATFSAQGPLNLDEDPEMQQVVDMLFGPQQGHA; encoded by the coding sequence ATGAACCCCATCATATCCTGCGATAACATTCATAAGACGTacctcctcggcgtcgagggcgtgccagcgctgcgcggcgcgGATGTGGACGTCTACCCTGGAGAGCTTCTTGTGGTGTACGGCACaagcggtggtggtaagAGCACGCTTCTCAATGTTCTCGGCACGATCGACACGCCAACGAAAGGGAACATGTTCCTCTTTGGAAAACGTGTGACAGACCAAACGGCGGACTCAGAGCTagccgcgctgcgctgcaagCGGATCGGGTTTGTCTTTCAATCATTTAACCTGATCTCCAGCATGGATGCGCTGGACAACGTGTCGCTACCGATGATGATCAAGGGTTCGCTACCAGCGTCCGCCATCAAGAAGCGTGCCACGACACTCCTCCATGAGGTTGGCCTGGGGCACAGGTTGCACCATTTTCCATCGATGCTCTCAGGTGGtgaacagcagcgcgtgACGATTGCTCGGGCTCTTGCCAATGAACCAGAGATCTTGTTTCTTGATGAACCCACAGGCGACCTGGACACAAAGAACACGCACATCATCATGAACATTCTTCTGCGGCTGAACCGTGAACGCGGCCTCacgatggtgatggtgacCCATGATGTGTACATGAAGCAGTACGCCCACCGGGTCATTTACATCCGTGATGGCAAGGTAGGCACCACCGAAGACATCCACAGTAATGTTCGTGAGCGCGCTTGGagggagctgcaggagtcCCTGAGCAAGGCAAACGCCGGggcagaggagcagaagacaGCGACCAGCATGCAACGCACTCCCCAGGACTACGCCACATTCTCTGCGCAAGGTCCGCTGAATCTTGATGAAGACCCAGAAATGCAGCAAGTAGTTGATATGCTCTTCGGCCCTCAGCAGGGCCATGCCTAG
- a CDS encoding hypothetical protein (TriTrypDB/GeneDB-style sysID: LpmP.11.0030), whose protein sequence is MFRSPFLRYAPTGAAKVPEQLPEWAIKKRTYLSLALDRWALKLQRLATKVIAVSDRMMGVQPKEELYRIPRLLKVSGKRPTVMDNCFIAPSALVTGDVHVGRKNYIGYNAILRAEEGESIHLGESCNVQEKAVVTGNTTVGKWTTIEPMAIVESADIASCSFVGAGAIVMKGCSIESGAMLCAASVLQSGAIIPSGEMWAGNPAQKVAYLTEKEKDDIIKSAKHSVLLAIEHHDSWELTWEEVEDQRDARELFARYAESNRELRIKAMYIKEPPRPNRKKMGRRTPQEVMEGSENTPALTESMHQGY, encoded by the coding sequence ATGTTtcgttctccttttcttcgctaCGCCCCTACCGGTGCGGCGAAGGTACCGGAGCAGCTGCCTGAGTGGGCGATCAAAAAGCGCACGTACCTAAGCTTGGCACTGGACCGATGGGCACTAAAATTGCAACGCTTAGCCACGAAAGTAATCGCCGTTAGTGATCGTATGATGGGCGTGCAGCCGAAGGAGGAGCTCTATCGCATTCCGCGTCTCCTGAAGGTGAGTGGGAAGCGACCGACGGTCATGGATAACTGTTTCATTGCGCCAAGCGCTCTAGTCACCGGTGATGTGCATGTGGGGCGAAAGAACTATATCGGTTATAACGCCATCCTTCGGgccgaagagggagagagcattCACCTTGGCGAGAGCTGCAACGTGCAGGAAAAGGCGGTAGTCACGGGAAACACAACAGTGGGTAAGTGGACTACGATTGAACCCATGGCCATAGTCGAGTCTGCTGACATTGCATCATGCTCGTTTGTAGGAGCGGGCGCGATTGTGATGAAGGGTTGTAGCATCGAGTCCGGTGCTATGCTGTGCGCGGCGAGCGTTCTGCAGTCGGGCGCAATTATCCCTTCCGGTGAGATGTGGGCCGGCAACCCGGCTCAGAAAGTGGCGTACCtcacggagaaggagaaggatgACATTATCAAGTCTGCCAAGCATTCCGTCCTTCTCGCTATCGAGCACCACGACTCGTGGGAGCTCACCTGGGAGGAAGTCGAGGACCAGCGCGACGCTCGAGAACTGTTTGCGCGGTACGCCGAAAGCAACCGAGAGCTGCGTATCAAGGCTATGTACATCAAGGAGCCGCCACGACCGAATCGGAAGAAGATGGGCCGCCGCACGCCGCAGGAGGTGATGGAGGGTAGCGAGAACACCCCCGCGCTGACTGAGAGTATGCACCAGGGTTACTAA
- a CDS encoding endoplasmic reticulum vesicle transporter, putative (TriTrypDB/GeneDB-style sysID: LpmP.11.0020) produces MPVHFDVLFPYMSCNRLSIDVVDATGTAKFNCTGTIHKLPISGDGEVQYKGTMKDLDNDIEMDDTGGDRKCRRCPSSAFEGVAADVRNAAASKCCDSCDSVFELYKELEKKFPGIEYFPQCLEQLYERARGCNVIGSLDLKKVPVTVIFGPRRTGRRYSLKDVIRLDTSHVIKKLRIGDEAVERFSKHGVAEPLCGHERFSKTYSETRYLVKVVPTTYRKTRTRDAKASTYEYSAQCSSQAIVVGFSGVVPAVLFAFEPAAIQVNNVFERQPVSHFLVQLCGIVGGLFVVLGFIDSTVEWFVDFEKRHR; encoded by the coding sequence ATGCCGGTACATTTCGATGTTCTGTTTCCGTATATGAGCTGCAACCGCTTGAGTATTGACGTAGTCGATGCTACAGGAACGGCGAAGTTCAACTGTACAGGCACTATACACAAGCTTCCCATATCAGGCGACGGTGAAGTCCAGTACAAAGGCACCATGAAAGATCTCGACAATGATATAGAGATGGATGATACCGGAGGTGATAGGAAGTGTCGGCGGTGCCCTTCATCTGCCTTTGAGGGAGTTGCTGCAGATGTCCGCAATGCTGCAGCGTCGAAGTGCTGTGACAGCTGCGACAGTGTTTTTGAGCTGTACAAAGAACTGGAAAAGAAGTTCCCTGGCATTGAGTACTTTCCTCAATGCTTGGAACAGCTGTATGAGCGTGCGAGGGGGTGCAATGTGATCGGCTCGCTCGATCTAAAAAAGGTTCCTGTGACTGTCATTTTTGGTCCTCGACGGACTGGTCGCCGTTACTCGTTGAAGGATGTGATTCGACTGGACACCTCTCATGTGATTAAGAAACTGCGGATCGGTGACGAGGCTGTAGAGCGGTTTTCGAAGCATGGTGTGGCGGAACCACTCTGTGGTCATGAGCGATTTTCGAAAACCTACTCGGAGACAAGGTACTTAGTGAAAGTGGTGCCTACGACGTACAGAAAAACGAGAACAAGAGACGCAAAGGCCTCGACGTATGAGTATAGTGCCCAGTGCAGCAGCCAGGCTATTGTCGTCGGCTTCAGTGGCGTAGTCCCTGCTGTTCTGTTCGCTTTTGAGCCGGCCGCTATCCAGGTGAACAATGTTTTCGAGAGGCAGCCTGTTTCGCATTTCCTAGTCCAACTCTGCGGTATTGTAGGTGGGTTGTTTGTTGTCCTGGGATTTATCGATAGTACTGTTGAGTGGTTTGTTGATTTTGAGAAGCGGCATCGCTAG